In the genome of Myxococcus stipitatus, one region contains:
- a CDS encoding HAMP domain-containing sensor histidine kinase: protein MTLTRRLWLLGALVPALAMLAALGLAGRFFRYDLERSLDRALLAQAAVESVSLFDGPGQRAHLHMAVSPLLEQVRPFAPRGYLYGPDGTLVVRYPQGLAEDPVRDHRFIPGEPGGAPLLVTRVTPEGERWREVRVDVRSPHGENYALRLSASLGQVDGSVGTYDRMAFSVAAVLGLALLALQTQQARKLARRLAAITRHLGQIREGDFSQAPVADEERDEIGQLRAVLAEATERLRGARAAQERLIAGAAHELRTPLTLMRTSMDLALRRERTPEELRASLVDARREVDRLAALAGNLLDLAVAGRGSWDRKRGDLSLVVAQAVEGARAEAEQRGLLIRLDAPGPVEASFDAGGVRQAVDNLLSNALKFSPEGGEIHVRLAQEGGRYQVRVADSGPGIPAEEQEAVFEPFHRVLGSARAPGTGLGLAIVREVAEQHGGRAYVAREPRESGTELVIELPGGPASECSR, encoded by the coding sequence GTGACGTTGACCCGGCGGCTGTGGCTGCTGGGCGCGCTGGTCCCCGCGTTGGCGATGCTGGCCGCGCTGGGGCTCGCGGGCCGGTTCTTCCGCTACGACCTGGAGCGCTCGTTGGACCGGGCGCTGCTCGCGCAGGCGGCGGTGGAGAGCGTGAGCCTCTTCGATGGGCCAGGGCAGCGGGCCCACCTGCACATGGCGGTGTCCCCGCTGCTGGAGCAGGTGCGGCCCTTTGCTCCTCGCGGCTATCTGTACGGGCCGGATGGGACGCTGGTGGTCCGTTATCCGCAGGGGCTCGCCGAGGACCCCGTGCGCGACCATCGCTTCATTCCGGGGGAGCCGGGCGGAGCGCCGCTGCTCGTCACGCGGGTGACTCCGGAGGGTGAGCGCTGGCGTGAGGTGCGCGTCGACGTGCGCTCCCCTCATGGCGAGAACTACGCGCTGCGGTTGTCGGCGTCGCTGGGGCAGGTGGATGGCTCGGTGGGGACGTACGACCGGATGGCCTTCTCCGTGGCCGCAGTGCTGGGGCTGGCCCTGCTGGCGCTCCAGACGCAGCAGGCGCGGAAGCTGGCGCGAAGGTTGGCGGCCATCACCCGACACCTGGGACAGATTCGCGAGGGGGACTTCTCCCAGGCTCCCGTCGCGGACGAGGAGCGGGACGAGATTGGCCAGCTTCGCGCGGTGCTGGCGGAGGCGACGGAGCGGCTGCGCGGCGCGCGTGCGGCGCAGGAGCGACTCATCGCCGGCGCGGCGCATGAGCTGCGCACGCCGCTCACGTTGATGCGCACCAGCATGGACCTGGCGCTGCGGCGCGAGCGGACGCCAGAGGAGCTGCGCGCGAGCCTCGTGGATGCGCGGCGGGAGGTGGACCGGCTTGCGGCGCTCGCGGGCAACCTGCTGGACCTCGCGGTGGCGGGGCGGGGCTCCTGGGACAGGAAGCGGGGAGACCTGTCGCTGGTGGTGGCGCAGGCGGTGGAGGGCGCACGCGCGGAGGCGGAGCAGAGAGGCTTGCTCATCCGCCTGGATGCGCCGGGGCCCGTCGAGGCGAGCTTTGACGCCGGCGGGGTACGGCAGGCCGTGGACAACCTCTTGTCCAACGCCCTGAAGTTCTCGCCCGAAGGCGGAGAGATCCACGTGCGGTTGGCGCAGGAGGGCGGGCGCTACCAGGTGCGCGTGGCGGACTCCGGGCCGGGCATTCCCGCGGAGGAACAGGAGGCCGTGTTCGAGCCGTTCCATCGCGTGCTGGGCTCGGCGCGAGCACCGGGCACGGGCTTGGGGCTGGCCATCGTTCGCGAGGTGGCCGAGCAGCACGGAGGCCGGGCGTATGTCGCGCGCGAGCCTCGGGAGTCGGGGACGGAATTGGTCATCGAGCTCCCGGGAGGCCCGGCCTCGGAGTGCTCACGGTGA
- a CDS encoding copper oxidase, with protein sequence MAPANTEKVGSEPRSFTAPTCVRTIRADVVALDQVYTYNRLGSFNPTGMVYALMEDVEPINPGMRTGPGNVRLKSNKRPRPLTLRANVGDCLHVTFTNWLAPTRSAIPSPSESQPGPLTGGSSSLNTFLRKLLPLWVWTPTYDRVTTYIDQKPSGGRWFLPGEEKEAEKDHRDNSPATRHASIHIQGLQYRNILSDGANVGYNPSSLVPSGGTIDYEWFADHEGVFFFHSMGASFGGQGDGGSTAQGLFGAINVEPAGSVWYRSKVSGAVLKSVTKGLNPDGTPLIDYDKVDDNGRPYLAILDASNTLRHGDLEAIITGYKETVMGTSTSIDQGHFRELTAIYHDEIKAVQAFDELEWNPTFHSVRDGFGINYGVAGLGAELIANRAHIGPTKACVNCEYEEFFLESWANGDPAMNVEQDGLGKPVAALYPDDPSNVHHSYLGDPVRIRNIHAGPAETHVFHLHAHQWKYSPSIEDSNYLDSQTVGPGSAFTYDINFGGSGNRNLTAGDSIHHCHLYPHFAQGMWALWRVHDVFEAGTKDRKLPDPEIADGTPNPAVIPIPHRAMPPMPTYADSTVMTPSGPMTRPAFPGFPFYIPGMTGRRAPQPPLDLEFDGGLPRHIVTNAVGPVAYGLSGRFDVDPTALNIKLLPHDGTPTEKKAMAFHAGEFPSAVGATAPTIVPLHNDPTFGEVVKYYPAYTPLGGTGKFLVNGRKPVPGAPFADPCPARTTKRNYRAAYLQIAMQRVNRAGWHDPQARLMVLNEDVEATQDARRPPEPFFFRAESGECINFYATNLIPAHLAPDDFQIYTPTDVIGQHIHLVKFDVMASDGAGNGWNYEDGTLSAETVAERIHLANKAGGAFAADGNVGETGPRVTLTAPASHPRIRRAPGTAQTTVQRWWADPLLSNAGKDHALETVFTHDHFGPSSHQQHGFYGALIVEPRGSKWRDPRTGVYFGSRLADGGPTSWRADVITANPANSFREFALAFADYVPLYDECGQPVNPPNYKETHLPYAVDFESVPMPEAISAADPGGMTVNYYNEPIPHRISSRVSCKSRVHREGARGEMANVFRSDIHGDPYTPLLSGYPGDNIRIRLIQGSQEEQHSFTLHGNKWLKEYHDPDSGYYNAQAIGISEHFEFNLTGGLPQIIGPYETADYMYMSASNGDLWNGAWGILRTYKNRQRGLRSLSDVALLAADENPKLEAVLSQGAVAGEPQAYPPLQLLDLPDEAGLEVLDPDKERDTVQDSYEVDETGQKVKQRTVDHVMADRDGMLRIDKEMVLKYEALNWFGTKPIKTDSCPLGAPVRLYRVSAIDAKNWLPGKRLVYNETHDIYDPDAIIFAQDAHLAALKAGTRRPEPLILRARAGECVQVVLTNRLPTFPMSKSDVWAHHSAITPYFNVNQVRMSSHVSLHPQLVNYDVNVDDGANVGLNAVQTVPPGKSRTYRWFAGEFKSSPFGTPFPWGRRTPMELGIVNLRNMADVVNHGMHGAIGALIIEPLGATWTTDAGTEAQAYVKYPGADGKEATFREFVALFQDDLGLHSGRPEYWDTDGLNSGTALRNTAGIDDSQDTGQKGFNYRTEPLWARLGVPPQTSPEAVNDFDLTDILSSSVHGDPATPVFTAKANDTLRWRFGHPSGHSRQHAISMHGAEWHRNPWLPGTQSRVMGPNPLSPVISTQGGASVMQSYTMIPEYGAGGAFGVTGDYLYRDHSSFLWSHGGLWGVYRVQ encoded by the coding sequence ATGGCGCCCGCCAACACGGAGAAGGTGGGCTCCGAGCCCCGAAGCTTCACCGCGCCCACCTGCGTGCGGACCATCCGCGCGGACGTCGTGGCCCTGGACCAGGTCTACACCTACAACCGCCTGGGCTCGTTCAATCCCACGGGGATGGTCTACGCGCTCATGGAGGACGTGGAGCCCATCAACCCCGGGATGCGGACGGGGCCGGGCAACGTGCGGCTCAAGTCGAACAAGCGCCCTCGCCCGCTCACGCTGCGCGCCAACGTGGGCGACTGCCTCCATGTGACCTTCACCAACTGGCTGGCGCCGACACGCTCGGCGATTCCCAGCCCCAGCGAGTCCCAGCCAGGCCCCCTCACCGGAGGCAGCTCGTCGCTCAACACGTTCCTGCGCAAGCTGCTGCCCTTGTGGGTGTGGACGCCCACGTATGACCGCGTCACCACGTACATCGACCAGAAGCCCTCCGGGGGCCGCTGGTTCCTGCCCGGCGAGGAGAAGGAGGCGGAGAAGGACCACCGCGACAACTCGCCCGCGACGCGCCACGCCTCCATCCACATCCAGGGCCTGCAGTACCGGAACATCCTCTCGGACGGCGCCAACGTCGGCTACAACCCCAGCAGCCTCGTGCCTTCCGGGGGGACCATCGACTACGAGTGGTTCGCCGACCACGAGGGCGTCTTCTTCTTCCACAGCATGGGCGCCTCGTTCGGCGGCCAGGGCGACGGTGGCTCCACCGCCCAGGGCCTCTTCGGCGCCATCAACGTCGAGCCCGCGGGCAGCGTCTGGTACCGCTCCAAGGTGAGCGGCGCGGTGCTCAAGAGCGTCACCAAGGGGCTCAACCCGGACGGCACGCCGCTCATCGACTACGACAAGGTGGACGACAACGGGCGGCCGTACCTGGCCATCCTGGACGCCTCCAACACCCTCCGCCACGGCGACCTGGAGGCCATCATCACCGGCTACAAGGAGACGGTGATGGGCACCAGCACGTCCATCGACCAGGGCCACTTCCGCGAACTCACCGCCATCTACCACGATGAAATCAAGGCGGTTCAGGCCTTCGACGAGCTCGAGTGGAACCCCACCTTCCACAGCGTCCGCGACGGCTTCGGCATCAACTACGGCGTGGCGGGCCTGGGCGCGGAGCTCATCGCCAACCGCGCGCACATCGGCCCCACCAAGGCGTGCGTGAACTGCGAATACGAGGAGTTCTTCCTCGAGTCGTGGGCCAACGGCGACCCGGCGATGAACGTGGAGCAGGACGGCCTGGGCAAGCCCGTGGCCGCGCTCTATCCCGACGACCCGTCCAACGTGCACCACAGCTACCTGGGCGACCCGGTGCGCATCCGCAACATCCACGCGGGCCCGGCGGAGACCCACGTCTTCCACCTCCACGCGCACCAGTGGAAGTACTCGCCCAGCATCGAGGACTCCAACTACCTGGACTCGCAGACGGTCGGCCCCGGCTCGGCCTTCACCTACGACATCAACTTCGGCGGCTCCGGCAACCGCAACCTCACCGCGGGCGACTCCATCCACCACTGCCACCTGTATCCCCACTTCGCGCAGGGCATGTGGGCGCTGTGGCGCGTGCACGACGTGTTCGAGGCCGGGACCAAGGACCGCAAGCTCCCCGACCCCGAAATCGCCGACGGCACCCCGAACCCCGCCGTCATCCCCATCCCGCACCGGGCCATGCCGCCCATGCCCACGTACGCGGACTCGACGGTGATGACGCCCTCGGGCCCCATGACGCGGCCCGCGTTCCCAGGGTTCCCCTTCTACATCCCCGGCATGACGGGCCGCCGCGCGCCGCAGCCGCCGCTCGACCTGGAGTTCGACGGAGGCCTGCCGCGCCACATCGTCACCAACGCGGTGGGGCCCGTGGCCTACGGGCTCTCCGGGCGCTTCGACGTCGACCCGACCGCGCTCAACATCAAGCTGCTGCCGCACGATGGAACGCCCACGGAGAAGAAGGCCATGGCCTTCCACGCCGGCGAGTTCCCCAGCGCCGTCGGCGCCACGGCGCCCACCATCGTCCCGCTCCACAACGACCCCACCTTCGGCGAGGTGGTGAAGTACTACCCCGCCTACACACCGCTGGGAGGCACCGGGAAGTTCCTGGTCAACGGCCGCAAGCCCGTGCCGGGAGCGCCCTTCGCGGACCCGTGTCCGGCGCGGACCACGAAGCGCAACTACCGCGCGGCCTATCTGCAGATCGCCATGCAGCGGGTCAACCGCGCGGGATGGCATGACCCTCAAGCCCGGCTGATGGTGCTCAACGAGGACGTGGAGGCGACACAGGATGCCCGGCGACCGCCCGAGCCCTTCTTCTTCCGCGCCGAGTCGGGCGAGTGCATCAACTTCTACGCCACCAACCTCATCCCCGCGCACCTGGCGCCGGATGACTTCCAGATCTACACGCCCACCGACGTCATCGGTCAGCACATCCACCTCGTGAAGTTCGACGTGATGGCGTCCGACGGCGCCGGCAACGGCTGGAACTACGAGGACGGCACGCTGTCCGCGGAGACGGTGGCCGAGCGCATCCACCTGGCCAACAAGGCCGGTGGCGCCTTCGCGGCGGATGGCAACGTCGGCGAGACAGGCCCTCGCGTGACGCTGACGGCGCCCGCATCCCATCCCCGCATCCGCCGCGCGCCCGGCACGGCACAGACGACCGTGCAGCGGTGGTGGGCGGACCCGCTCCTCAGCAACGCGGGCAAGGACCACGCGCTGGAGACCGTCTTCACCCACGACCACTTCGGTCCGTCGTCACACCAGCAACATGGCTTCTACGGTGCGCTGATTGTCGAACCGCGAGGCTCCAAGTGGAGGGACCCGCGCACGGGTGTCTACTTCGGCTCACGCCTGGCGGACGGAGGCCCGACGAGCTGGCGCGCGGACGTCATCACCGCGAACCCGGCCAACAGCTTCCGCGAGTTCGCGCTCGCCTTCGCGGACTACGTGCCCCTGTATGACGAGTGTGGCCAGCCGGTGAATCCGCCCAACTACAAGGAGACCCACCTCCCGTACGCGGTGGACTTCGAGTCCGTGCCCATGCCGGAGGCCATCAGCGCGGCCGACCCGGGCGGCATGACGGTCAACTACTACAACGAGCCCATCCCGCACCGCATCTCCAGCCGCGTGAGCTGCAAGAGCCGCGTGCACCGCGAGGGAGCGCGCGGAGAGATGGCCAACGTGTTCCGCTCGGACATCCACGGCGACCCGTACACGCCGCTGCTGTCGGGCTACCCGGGCGACAACATCCGCATCCGGCTCATCCAGGGCTCACAGGAGGAGCAGCACTCCTTCACCCTGCACGGCAACAAGTGGCTCAAGGAGTACCACGACCCGGACAGCGGCTATTACAACGCCCAGGCCATCGGCATCTCCGAGCACTTCGAGTTCAACCTGACCGGAGGCCTGCCGCAAATCATCGGTCCGTACGAGACGGCGGACTACATGTACATGAGCGCGTCCAACGGCGACCTGTGGAACGGCGCGTGGGGCATCCTCCGGACGTACAAGAACCGGCAGCGGGGACTGCGCTCGCTGTCGGACGTGGCGCTGCTCGCCGCGGACGAGAACCCCAAGCTGGAGGCCGTGCTCTCGCAGGGGGCCGTGGCCGGAGAGCCCCAGGCGTATCCGCCGCTCCAGCTCCTCGACCTGCCCGACGAGGCGGGCCTGGAGGTGCTGGACCCGGACAAGGAACGCGACACCGTCCAGGACTCGTACGAGGTGGATGAGACGGGCCAGAAGGTGAAGCAGCGCACGGTCGACCACGTGATGGCGGACCGCGACGGGATGCTGCGCATCGACAAGGAGATGGTGCTCAAGTACGAGGCGCTCAACTGGTTCGGCACCAAGCCCATCAAGACGGACTCGTGCCCGCTGGGTGCACCGGTGCGGCTGTACCGGGTCTCCGCCATCGACGCGAAGAACTGGTTGCCGGGCAAGCGGCTCGTCTACAACGAGACGCACGACATCTACGACCCGGATGCCATCATCTTCGCGCAGGACGCGCACCTGGCGGCGCTGAAGGCCGGCACGCGTCGACCGGAGCCGCTCATCCTCCGGGCCCGCGCGGGTGAGTGCGTGCAGGTCGTCCTGACCAACCGGCTGCCCACCTTCCCGATGTCGAAGTCGGACGTGTGGGCGCACCACTCCGCCATCACGCCGTACTTCAACGTCAACCAGGTGCGGATGTCGAGCCACGTGTCGCTGCATCCCCAGCTCGTCAACTACGACGTGAACGTGGATGACGGCGCCAACGTGGGCCTCAACGCGGTGCAGACGGTGCCTCCCGGCAAGTCGCGCACGTACCGGTGGTTCGCCGGTGAGTTCAAGAGCTCGCCGTTCGGCACGCCGTTCCCCTGGGGCCGCAGGACGCCCATGGAGCTGGGCATCGTCAACCTCCGCAACATGGCGGACGTGGTGAACCACGGCATGCACGGCGCCATCGGCGCGCTCATCATCGAGCCGCTTGGCGCGACCTGGACGACGGACGCCGGCACGGAGGCCCAGGCCTACGTGAAGTACCCGGGGGCCGACGGCAAGGAGGCGACGTTCCGCGAGTTCGTCGCCCTCTTCCAGGACGACCTGGGCCTGCACAGCGGGCGCCCGGAGTACTGGGACACGGACGGGCTCAACAGCGGCACCGCGCTGCGCAACACGGCCGGCATCGACGACTCGCAGGACACCGGGCAGAAGGGCTTCAACTACCGCACCGAGCCGCTGTGGGCCCGGCTGGGTGTTCCGCCGCAGACCAGCCCGGAGGCCGTCAACGACTTCGACCTGACGGACATCCTCAGCTCCAGTGTGCACGGAGACCCGGCCACGCCGGTGTTCACCGCGAAGGCGAACGACACGCTCCGCTGGCGCTTCGGCCACCCGTCCGGCCACTCGCGGCAGCACGCCATCTCGATGCATGGCGCGGAGTGGCACCGCAATCCCTGGCTGCCGGGCACCCAGTCGCGAGTCATGGGGCCCAATCCCTTGTCGCCCGTCATCTCCACGCAGGGCGGCGCCTCGGTGATGCAGTCGTACACGATGATTCCCGAGTACGGCGCGGGTGGCGCGTTCGGCGTCACCGGCGACTACCTGTACCGCGACCACTCCAGCTTCCTGTGGAGCCACGGCGGTCTGTGGGGCGTGTACCGGGTCCAGTAG
- a CDS encoding alpha/beta hydrolase: MPYRRITRHVVAPDGTRVAWHTHLGDLVESAAEGALRPRNTVLLTNGIGTSENFWRYIVSSLEQDHRVVHWHYRGHGGSEESRSGDYSVATHVGDLERVTEEVMARGDGRPPHQVAFSMGVRVLLELYRRRPDLVPGMTLIAGPPGAPGSGDERLAERAMLSTVREVFRVLTPAVPVATPVVRAVLGSRFAYPLARAVGALRPRAPRDDIDEFLYALRTMSPQAYWYTLRGLAEGHAWDVLPLVKVPTFIIAARDDTLVPLREMIRMRDALPHARWMQVDDAGHAGLLEAGTEISDAVRSFLVSEHPRSGARWSQVESLPSAPA; encoded by the coding sequence ATGCCCTATCGTCGCATCACGCGTCATGTCGTCGCCCCGGACGGCACTCGAGTCGCCTGGCACACCCACCTGGGGGACCTGGTGGAGTCCGCCGCGGAGGGAGCGCTGAGGCCGCGCAACACGGTGCTCCTCACCAACGGCATCGGCACGTCGGAGAACTTCTGGCGCTACATCGTCTCCAGCCTGGAGCAGGACCACCGGGTGGTGCACTGGCACTACCGGGGCCACGGGGGCAGCGAGGAGTCCAGGAGCGGCGACTACAGCGTCGCCACCCACGTGGGGGACCTGGAGCGCGTCACGGAGGAAGTGATGGCGCGGGGCGATGGCCGGCCTCCGCATCAAGTGGCGTTCTCGATGGGCGTGCGGGTGTTGCTGGAGCTGTATCGCCGCAGGCCGGACCTGGTGCCGGGGATGACGCTCATCGCGGGCCCGCCCGGCGCACCCGGCTCCGGCGACGAGCGCCTGGCCGAGCGGGCCATGTTGTCCACGGTGCGAGAGGTCTTCCGGGTGCTGACGCCCGCGGTGCCGGTGGCCACGCCCGTGGTGCGCGCGGTGCTGGGCAGTCGCTTCGCCTATCCGCTGGCGCGCGCGGTGGGCGCGCTGCGTCCTCGTGCGCCTCGCGATGACATCGACGAGTTCCTGTACGCGCTGCGCACGATGAGTCCCCAGGCGTACTGGTACACCCTGCGCGGGCTGGCGGAGGGACATGCGTGGGACGTGCTGCCGCTCGTGAAGGTGCCCACCTTCATCATCGCGGCGCGTGATGACACCCTGGTTCCTCTGCGCGAGATGATTCGCATGCGCGACGCGCTGCCCCACGCCCGGTGGATGCAAGTCGATGACGCGGGTCATGCGGGACTGCTGGAGGCGGGGACGGAGATCTCTGACGCCGTGCGTTCCTTCCTCGTGAGCGAACACCCACGCTCGGGTGCGCGCTGGTCGCAGGTGGAGTCGCTTCCCTCCGCGCCGGCGTGA
- a CDS encoding SCO family protein has translation MKPRPPSSWMSAVRVLFLVATLPVLAAEPKASPSLDVEVPDVELVDQTGRTVKLWTDLVRGQTVAINFIFTRCKTICSPMTATMARVQKDLGPGSNVRFISITLDVANDTPERMAKFAEPFKPGPGWSFLTGEPAKVKQALVALGGYVPDKEAHRPTVLVGNAVSDTWTRVDGLGGPSTLLAAVREAAAASSGPSELEAGENNARAQDAASARYFTNTELVDQHGKTHRFYEDLVRGRKVLINFAFTSCKGACSPITKHLSQVQEKLGGRVGKDITMITLSVDPANDTPRSLGVFTRKMGVKPGWYFLTGARENISLVLKKLGGYVDDPDAHNTTLLIGDAATGMWVKSPAMARVENIVYAVEHLNDPR, from the coding sequence ATGAAGCCCCGCCCGCCGTCGTCCTGGATGTCCGCCGTCCGGGTGTTGTTCCTCGTCGCGACCCTCCCCGTGCTCGCCGCCGAACCGAAGGCCTCCCCGTCCCTGGACGTGGAGGTGCCCGACGTGGAGCTGGTGGACCAGACGGGCCGCACCGTGAAGCTGTGGACGGACCTGGTGCGGGGACAGACCGTGGCCATCAACTTCATCTTCACGCGCTGCAAGACCATCTGCTCGCCGATGACCGCGACGATGGCGCGTGTGCAGAAGGACCTGGGGCCCGGGAGCAACGTGCGCTTCATCTCCATCACCCTCGACGTGGCGAACGACACGCCCGAGCGGATGGCGAAGTTCGCCGAGCCCTTCAAGCCGGGCCCCGGCTGGTCCTTCCTCACCGGTGAGCCCGCGAAGGTGAAGCAGGCACTGGTCGCGCTCGGAGGCTATGTGCCGGACAAGGAGGCGCATCGCCCCACCGTGCTCGTGGGCAACGCCGTGTCGGACACCTGGACCCGCGTGGACGGACTGGGCGGTCCCAGCACCCTCCTCGCCGCCGTGCGCGAGGCGGCGGCCGCCTCCTCCGGCCCGTCCGAGCTGGAGGCCGGGGAGAACAATGCTCGCGCCCAGGATGCGGCTTCCGCGCGGTACTTCACCAACACGGAGCTGGTGGACCAGCACGGCAAGACGCACCGCTTCTACGAGGACCTGGTGCGCGGACGGAAGGTGCTCATCAACTTCGCCTTCACCTCGTGCAAGGGCGCGTGCTCTCCCATCACCAAACATCTGTCCCAGGTGCAGGAGAAGCTCGGCGGGCGCGTGGGCAAGGACATCACGATGATCACCCTCTCGGTGGACCCCGCCAACGACACGCCCAGGAGCCTGGGCGTCTTCACCCGGAAGATGGGCGTCAAGCCAGGCTGGTACTTCCTCACGGGGGCTCGCGAGAACATCTCGCTCGTGCTCAAGAAGCTGGGGGGCTACGTGGACGACCCCGATGCGCACAACACCACGCTGCTCATCGGCGACGCGGCCACGGGCATGTGGGTGAAGTCTCCGGCGATGGCGCGCGTGGAGAACATCGTCTACGCCGTCGAACACCTGAACGACCCGAGGTAG
- a CDS encoding response regulator transcription factor, with amino-acid sequence MRLLLVEDEEKMVALLQRGLGEEGHVVDVCTRGRAALELGTREDYDVIILDWALPEVDGVTLLKHWRSAGVRTPVLMLTARGTTPEKVTGLRSGADDYLVKPFDFDELLARLEALARRSEAEGGPLRLGELLLDPRRRVLCRGGREESLTAREFALFSALAKHPGEAQVRARLLAQAWGQDFEGNGNVLDVYVGYLRAKLERLEVTHVAIRSVRGVGYKLTVAGDDAS; translated from the coding sequence GTGAGATTGCTGCTCGTCGAGGACGAGGAAAAGATGGTGGCCCTGCTTCAGCGGGGTTTGGGGGAAGAAGGCCACGTCGTCGATGTCTGCACCCGAGGACGCGCGGCGTTGGAGCTTGGCACCCGGGAGGACTACGACGTCATCATCCTCGACTGGGCGCTCCCGGAGGTCGACGGCGTCACGCTCTTGAAACACTGGCGGAGCGCGGGTGTCCGCACGCCGGTGTTGATGCTGACCGCGCGAGGCACGACGCCGGAGAAAGTCACAGGGCTGCGCTCCGGCGCGGACGACTACCTGGTGAAGCCCTTCGACTTCGATGAGCTGCTGGCGCGGCTGGAGGCGCTCGCGCGGCGGAGTGAGGCCGAGGGCGGGCCGCTGCGGCTCGGGGAGCTCCTGCTGGACCCTCGGCGCAGGGTGCTGTGTCGGGGAGGCCGCGAGGAGTCCCTCACGGCGCGGGAGTTCGCGCTCTTCTCCGCGTTGGCGAAGCACCCGGGCGAGGCGCAGGTGCGCGCGCGGCTGCTGGCCCAGGCGTGGGGGCAGGACTTCGAGGGCAACGGCAACGTGCTGGACGTCTACGTCGGCTACCTGCGCGCGAAGCTGGAGCGCTTGGAGGTCACGCATGTGGCCATCCGCTCCGTGCGGGGCGTGGGCTACAAGCTGACGGTGGCGGGAGACGACGCGTCGTGA
- a CDS encoding ABC transporter substrate-binding protein produces the protein MMRARWFLVAVASVWLGCKKPEAAPLPADPKVAKHGRTLFQRGRSVRGTPLTGFLAPERVELSGEVAACARCHGPSGRGSAEGGVEVPDISPGALGHARTRAVGELEDRSRPAYTREALLRAIMEGRSASGRTLGVTMPRYVLSPEEQAALLSYLERLGEEPDPGISPTTLTVGAALPLTGKLGPVGQEAAAVVRAVFADVNASGGLFRRKLELVVEDDASSIEASPTDATTRLLERGVLALVASMRRGPLPSDARLTEEGAPLILPLALNGGVSDEDSPVFFLYPDEPTLARLAVQSLARAHEAELRRGSLLVVHAGGASGTAWALAARDELARRALRPPEVLTLSDSPLPLERWAAEPPLAVLYAGTPEGLDTLLRGLEQRALPVRVFAPASLAIPEVVGRSAPRVHFLYPAGLGERAPDLEDFAAFMKRHDLRPGHAAFQLGAYAAARVLVEALTRAGAEVTRASLTQHLEALRDFDTGVSPPVTFGANRRVGIQGAQLATLDAATGQLVPVSGWIPLSP, from the coding sequence ATGATGCGTGCGCGGTGGTTCCTGGTGGCCGTGGCCTCGGTGTGGTTGGGGTGCAAGAAGCCGGAGGCCGCGCCCCTCCCCGCCGACCCGAAGGTGGCGAAGCATGGGCGCACGCTCTTCCAGCGAGGCCGGAGTGTCCGCGGCACACCGCTCACGGGCTTCCTCGCCCCCGAACGCGTGGAGCTCAGCGGCGAGGTGGCGGCCTGTGCCCGGTGTCATGGCCCGTCAGGCAGAGGCAGCGCGGAGGGCGGGGTGGAGGTTCCGGACATCTCCCCCGGAGCCCTGGGACACGCGCGCACGCGAGCCGTGGGCGAGCTCGAGGACCGCTCTCGTCCCGCGTACACTCGGGAGGCCCTGCTGCGCGCCATCATGGAGGGCCGCTCCGCCAGCGGCCGCACGCTGGGCGTCACCATGCCTCGGTACGTGCTGAGTCCCGAGGAACAGGCCGCGCTGCTCTCCTACCTGGAGCGGCTGGGAGAGGAGCCGGACCCGGGCATCTCCCCCACCACGCTCACGGTGGGCGCGGCGCTTCCGCTCACCGGCAAGCTGGGCCCCGTGGGACAGGAGGCCGCCGCGGTCGTGCGCGCGGTGTTCGCGGACGTGAACGCCAGCGGGGGCCTCTTCCGAAGGAAGCTCGAGCTGGTGGTGGAGGATGACGCCTCCTCCATCGAGGCGTCACCCACCGATGCCACCACGCGATTGCTGGAGCGCGGGGTGCTCGCGCTCGTGGCCAGCATGCGGCGAGGCCCCCTCCCCTCCGACGCGCGGCTCACCGAGGAAGGCGCTCCGCTCATCCTGCCCCTCGCCCTGAACGGCGGCGTCTCCGATGAAGACAGCCCCGTGTTCTTCCTCTATCCGGACGAGCCCACCCTCGCGCGGCTCGCGGTGCAATCCCTCGCGCGGGCACACGAGGCCGAGCTGCGCCGAGGGTCGCTGCTCGTCGTCCATGCGGGCGGGGCCTCGGGGACAGCGTGGGCCCTGGCCGCGAGGGATGAGCTCGCTCGACGAGCGCTGCGCCCGCCCGAGGTGCTGACCCTCTCCGATTCACCGCTTCCGTTGGAGCGCTGGGCCGCCGAGCCTCCGCTCGCGGTGCTGTACGCGGGGACTCCCGAGGGGCTGGACACGCTGCTGCGGGGACTCGAGCAGCGCGCCCTCCCGGTCCGAGTGTTCGCCCCCGCGAGCCTCGCCATTCCAGAGGTCGTGGGCCGCTCGGCGCCTCGCGTCCACTTCCTCTACCCCGCGGGACTGGGAGAGCGAGCGCCCGACCTCGAGGACTTCGCCGCGTTCATGAAGCGCCATGACCTGCGCCCCGGACATGCCGCGTTCCAGCTGGGGGCCTATGCGGCTGCTCGCGTGTTGGTGGAGGCGCTCACTCGCGCGGGCGCGGAGGTGACTCGCGCCAGCCTGACGCAACACCTGGAGGCCCTGCGCGACTTCGACACGGGTGTCTCCCCGCCCGTCACCTTCGGCGCCAACCGGCGCGTCGGCATCCAAGGCGCGCAGCTCGCGACCCTGGATGCCGCCACGGGTCAGCTCGTCCCCGTGTCCGGATGGATACCGCTGTCACCGTGA